A single Tenacibaculum sp. 190524A02b DNA region contains:
- a CDS encoding inorganic phosphate transporter, with protein sequence MGDPFILMLVALGALAILDLVVGVSNDAVNFLNSAIGSKAIPIKTIMIIASVGVFFGAVTSSGMMEVARKGIFNPNMFMFEEIMYIFMAVMITDILLLDVFNSLGMPTSTTVSIVFELLGSAVAIALIKISASDTQTIADIWSYINDKKAIEIILGIILSVVVAFTVGAIVQYFSRVIYSFDFEKRPLYINALFGGFAITAITYFIIIKGLKGTPFYGNLKGIIEGNSVAIVVGSFALWSAVSYALIKFFKVNILVTIIAVGTFSLAMAFAGNDLVNFIGVPIAALNSYDAWQASGLGANEFSMGVLAKKVPSNTLLLLAAGLIMVITLWTSKKARAVIETGINLSRQGEGQEKFQPNNLSRTVVRLAMFANQGINLLIPKRTQVYINSKFEKPVIKLPKDKTYELPAFDLVRASVNLIMASVLISIATSMKLPLSTTYVTFMVAMGTSLADRAWGRESAVYRVAGVFNVVGGWFLTAIVAFTAAGIVAYLISWHISMIPVLLLLVIGLLTRTSIMYSRKAKEEKKQLFVERAELISINGVIDESSDHIAGVAERVNKLYSNVVNDLANHDLNKLRKTDKHVMKLNDEIDSLKDGVFYFIKSLDETSVQASRFYILILGYLQDVAQSISYISRSTFKHVHNNHKNLKKEQIKDLKYIDNSLSKLLEDISKTFESREFDNLSQIIDEKRALLKDVSDSIEKQVDRIRTNETSPKNTTLYFSLLIETQDLVSGLMSLLQTYEEFHVSTKSVV encoded by the coding sequence ATGGGAGATCCGTTTATTTTAATGCTAGTCGCATTGGGGGCATTAGCAATATTAGATTTAGTTGTTGGAGTTAGTAATGATGCAGTAAACTTCTTGAATTCGGCAATTGGGTCGAAAGCTATTCCTATTAAAACTATAATGATTATTGCCAGCGTAGGTGTGTTCTTTGGAGCAGTTACCTCTAGTGGTATGATGGAAGTAGCCAGAAAAGGTATATTTAACCCAAACATGTTTATGTTTGAGGAGATCATGTACATTTTTATGGCTGTAATGATTACAGATATTTTATTGTTAGATGTTTTTAACTCTTTAGGAATGCCAACATCTACCACAGTATCGATTGTTTTTGAGTTGTTAGGTTCAGCTGTAGCCATAGCTTTAATTAAAATTTCAGCTAGTGATACACAAACAATTGCAGATATTTGGTCATATATTAACGATAAAAAAGCCATTGAAATTATATTAGGTATTATACTCTCCGTCGTAGTCGCATTTACGGTAGGAGCCATTGTACAGTACTTTTCAAGGGTTATTTATTCTTTCGATTTTGAAAAAAGACCATTGTATATTAATGCTTTATTTGGAGGGTTTGCGATTACTGCTATTACTTATTTTATAATTATAAAAGGTCTAAAAGGAACACCTTTTTATGGAAACCTGAAAGGAATCATTGAAGGAAACTCTGTGGCTATTGTAGTAGGTAGTTTTGCCTTATGGTCAGCAGTTTCATATGCACTTATTAAGTTTTTTAAGGTTAATATATTAGTAACCATTATTGCTGTAGGTACTTTTTCTTTGGCAATGGCATTTGCAGGGAATGATTTAGTTAATTTTATAGGTGTGCCTATTGCAGCTTTAAACTCTTATGATGCTTGGCAAGCTTCTGGTTTAGGTGCTAATGAGTTTTCAATGGGGGTTTTAGCTAAAAAAGTACCATCAAATACTTTACTTTTATTAGCTGCAGGTTTAATAATGGTAATTACTTTATGGACATCGAAGAAGGCAAGAGCTGTAATTGAAACTGGAATTAATTTATCAAGACAAGGAGAAGGTCAAGAGAAGTTTCAACCAAATAATTTATCAAGAACTGTAGTTAGATTAGCAATGTTTGCTAATCAAGGAATTAATCTTTTAATACCTAAAAGAACTCAAGTATATATCAATTCAAAATTTGAAAAACCAGTTATAAAATTACCAAAAGATAAAACATATGAATTACCTGCTTTTGATTTAGTTAGAGCTTCCGTAAACCTTATTATGGCTAGTGTATTAATATCTATTGCCACTTCTATGAAACTACCACTTTCAACTACTTATGTAACCTTTATGGTAGCAATGGGTACTTCATTAGCAGATAGAGCTTGGGGAAGAGAAAGTGCCGTATATAGAGTTGCTGGAGTATTTAATGTAGTAGGAGGTTGGTTTTTAACAGCTATAGTGGCTTTCACCGCAGCAGGAATAGTAGCTTACTTAATTAGTTGGCATATTTCAATGATACCAGTATTATTATTGCTTGTTATTGGTTTATTAACTAGAACAAGTATTATGTATTCTAGGAAAGCGAAAGAAGAAAAAAAGCAATTATTTGTTGAAAGAGCTGAACTGATTTCTATTAATGGGGTGATTGATGAGAGCTCAGATCATATTGCAGGAGTAGCTGAAAGAGTTAACAAATTATATTCAAATGTGGTAAATGATTTAGCAAATCATGATTTAAATAAATTACGTAAAACAGACAAACACGTAATGAAGCTAAATGACGAAATAGATAGTTTGAAAGATGGTGTATTTTATTTTATAAAATCTCTAGATGAAACATCTGTACAAGCAAGTAGATTTTATATTTTAATTTTAGGGTATTTACAAGACGTAGCACAATCTATTAGTTATATTTCTAGATCTACTTTTAAGCACGTTCATAATAACCATAAAAATCTTAAAAAAGAACAAATTAAAGATCTAAAGTATATAGATAATAGCTTGTCTAAATTATTAGAAGATATTAGTAAAACTTTTGAAAGTAGAGAGTTTGATAACTTGTCACAAATTATAGACGAAAAAAGAGCATTATTAAAAGATGTTTCTGATTCAATTGAAAAACAAGTAGACAGAATTAGAACAAATGAAACAAGTCCTAAAAACACCACGCTTTACTTTAGTTTATTAATTGAAACACAAGATTTGGTTTCAGGACTAATGAGTTTATTACAAACTTATGAAGAGTTTCATGTTAGTACCAAAAGTGTAGTATAA
- a CDS encoding DUF5689 domain-containing protein, with amino-acid sequence MKNNKLNIIALLTLFLGLVSCVEDGDFTLPSTEINEPNIKANSTIKAVKEALKQEFNSNNKLVYTFPTPDAPNAAPLAVIEGYVVSSDATGNFYKKLTIQDKPSEPTHGIEILLDNTSLSQSYEAGRKVYVVLDGLTVTYDDGERTIAFDNDVPGKFTLGQLIGDRVDEVIQPRVAKHVFASATKETIVPTLISVADIKEDHINTFVKIEGAQFEKGELVKTFSGEANDSFDGLRAFTECASGLGMNLQTSTFASFKSNIVPQGRGDMMFVLTKDFRAENLVAIVNTPDALQFDGQRCDPVFGEDFQTAEDNTDLNIDGWINIAEVGGELWSEQEFRGNGYAEFSGFRTGDASNIGWLISPAIDMDAQDGEVLTFKAAQHHVSDSDNNTLEVLVSTNFDGTNVATATWTKLTATLPTKDSSWYAFQGSGEIDLSSYTGKLHIAFKSVASGTDTDLDGSYMIDDVKVFVK; translated from the coding sequence ATGAAAAATAATAAATTAAATATCATTGCATTATTAACTCTTTTCTTAGGGTTAGTATCGTGTGTAGAAGATGGTGATTTTACATTGCCTAGCACAGAAATTAATGAGCCAAATATTAAAGCAAACTCAACTATAAAAGCAGTTAAAGAGGCTTTAAAGCAAGAGTTTAATAGTAATAATAAGTTAGTCTATACATTCCCAACCCCAGATGCTCCAAATGCAGCGCCATTAGCTGTAATTGAAGGATATGTAGTTTCTAGTGATGCTACAGGGAACTTTTATAAGAAATTAACTATTCAAGATAAACCATCTGAACCTACTCATGGTATCGAAATTTTATTGGATAATACTTCTTTAAGTCAATCTTATGAAGCTGGGAGAAAAGTATACGTAGTGTTAGATGGGTTAACGGTTACTTATGATGATGGAGAGAGAACAATTGCTTTTGATAACGATGTTCCTGGTAAATTTACTTTAGGGCAATTAATTGGTGATAGAGTAGATGAGGTAATTCAACCAAGAGTTGCAAAACATGTTTTTGCTTCTGCTACTAAAGAGACTATTGTACCTACTTTAATCTCTGTAGCTGATATTAAAGAAGATCATATTAATACTTTTGTTAAGATTGAAGGAGCTCAATTTGAAAAAGGAGAGTTAGTTAAAACTTTTTCTGGAGAAGCTAATGACAGTTTTGACGGCTTAAGAGCTTTCACTGAATGTGCTAGTGGTTTAGGAATGAACTTACAAACAAGTACTTTTGCTAGCTTTAAATCAAATATTGTACCTCAAGGAAGAGGAGATATGATGTTTGTTTTAACAAAAGACTTTAGAGCAGAAAACTTAGTAGCAATAGTAAATACTCCTGATGCACTTCAATTTGATGGGCAAAGATGTGATCCTGTTTTTGGTGAAGATTTCCAAACAGCAGAAGATAATACAGACTTAAATATTGATGGATGGATCAATATTGCTGAAGTAGGTGGTGAATTATGGTCTGAGCAAGAGTTTAGAGGAAATGGTTATGCTGAGTTTAGTGGGTTTAGAACTGGAGATGCTAGTAATATAGGTTGGTTAATTTCTCCTGCAATTGATATGGATGCGCAAGATGGAGAAGTTTTAACTTTTAAAGCAGCTCAACATCACGTAAGTGATTCAGATAATAATACTTTAGAGGTGTTAGTTTCTACTAATTTTGACGGAACTAATGTTGCAACTGCTACTTGGACAAAATTAACAGCTACCTTACCTACTAAAGATAGTAGTTGGTATGCATTTCAAGGTTCTGGAGAGATTGATTTATCAAGTTATACAGGTAAGTTACATATAGCATTTAAATCAGTTGCATCTGGTACTGACACTGATTTAGATGGTTCTTATATGATTGATGATGTAAAAGTATTTGTTAAATAA
- a CDS encoding M20/M25/M40 family metallo-hydrolase: protein MKKKYFFITLLLLCLNFSTIYSQQKEMFYGTIETKDAVKLKKLSPQDIMILSSSNGYSAVKLSEDAAEKLHHMILTHGPGFIYENSKEDAIKTINALQNRRKGQKRGSFSINQDQVVKQHINLVNNMNIANHIKELEGYGTRYHTTQSAKQSVLDLKQKWESMATNRNDVSVRIVNHNSSSMPSVVMTITGSEKPDEFVIIGGHIDSISPERTTNAPGADDNASGIATITEVARVLLSTNFKPKRTIEFMAFAAEEIGLRGSKEIAQDYKSRNVNVLAYVQFDMTNYKGSSNDVYVSDDSYNSSSLNAFLVQLMDHYNASGTHKFTYGYTRCNYGCSDHYSWAQQGYETAFPFEATFNGSSPYIHTVNDTSSRFPTANATHAAKFAKLGLEFLIEVAKSQGTSEPVTYCAAKGNNVSDEYIQKVAIGSINNRSTAQTGYQDFTSLSTDLQLGSPQTITITPKWTGRKYNEAYRVWIDYNQDGDFEDNGEQVYSKGANQDASVSGTFTVPSSAKSGKTRMRVTMRYNTLPSSCGSFNYGEVEDYSVNLTNGNNIKNNSCNAPIYNPSVNYSSGDKTLYNNIIYERTNRGWNRLSVCYNPRARTNTHKVLVNDNEVVLFAPNPVKGNQLLLYINNELWQNNAVIINDMNGKTVAKVEMSSEKNTIDVSNINAGIYFISLENTDKRYTQKLIKN from the coding sequence ATGAAAAAAAAGTATTTTTTTATCACGTTGTTATTGCTATGCCTAAACTTTTCTACCATCTACAGTCAACAAAAAGAAATGTTTTATGGAACTATTGAAACAAAAGACGCTGTGAAACTTAAAAAATTGTCTCCGCAAGACATTATGATCCTCTCCTCCTCCAATGGTTATAGCGCAGTAAAACTTAGTGAAGATGCTGCAGAAAAATTACACCACATGATTCTTACACATGGGCCTGGTTTTATTTATGAAAACTCAAAAGAAGATGCCATTAAAACTATTAATGCGCTTCAGAATAGAAGAAAAGGGCAAAAAAGAGGCTCTTTTTCTATTAATCAAGATCAGGTAGTTAAACAACACATCAACTTGGTTAACAATATGAATATTGCTAATCATATTAAAGAGCTTGAGGGCTATGGTACTAGATATCATACTACCCAAAGTGCTAAACAGTCTGTGTTAGATTTAAAACAAAAATGGGAAAGCATGGCTACTAATCGAAATGATGTTTCTGTAAGAATTGTAAACCATAACAGTTCCAGTATGCCTTCTGTAGTTATGACAATTACAGGTAGTGAAAAACCAGATGAGTTTGTAATTATTGGTGGGCATATTGATTCTATTAGCCCTGAAAGAACAACGAATGCTCCAGGAGCAGACGATAATGCTTCTGGGATTGCTACTATTACAGAAGTAGCAAGGGTATTACTTTCAACCAACTTTAAACCTAAAAGAACTATTGAATTCATGGCTTTTGCCGCTGAAGAAATTGGTTTAAGAGGCTCTAAAGAAATTGCTCAAGACTACAAAAGCAGAAACGTAAATGTTTTGGCTTATGTACAGTTTGATATGACCAATTATAAAGGTTCTTCAAATGATGTTTATGTATCAGATGATAGCTATAACAGTAGCTCTTTAAATGCTTTCTTAGTACAATTAATGGATCATTATAATGCTTCGGGTACTCATAAATTTACTTATGGATATACTAGATGTAACTATGGTTGTTCAGATCATTATAGCTGGGCACAACAAGGCTATGAGACGGCCTTTCCTTTTGAAGCTACTTTTAACGGATCTAGTCCATACATCCATACCGTTAACGATACTTCTAGTCGTTTTCCTACAGCAAATGCAACTCATGCTGCTAAATTTGCGAAACTCGGTTTGGAATTTTTAATTGAAGTTGCTAAAAGTCAAGGAACCTCTGAACCGGTTACTTATTGCGCTGCTAAAGGGAATAACGTTTCTGATGAGTACATTCAAAAAGTAGCAATTGGTAGTATTAATAATCGTTCAACAGCTCAGACGGGTTATCAAGATTTCACTAGCTTATCTACTGACTTACAATTAGGAAGTCCGCAAACAATTACAATTACTCCTAAATGGACTGGCAGAAAGTATAACGAAGCGTATCGTGTTTGGATTGACTACAATCAAGATGGAGACTTTGAGGATAATGGCGAGCAAGTTTACAGTAAAGGTGCTAATCAAGATGCTTCAGTTAGCGGAACATTTACCGTTCCATCTAGTGCTAAGTCTGGTAAAACACGAATGAGAGTTACAATGAGGTACAACACATTACCTTCATCTTGTGGTTCCTTTAATTATGGTGAAGTTGAAGATTATTCTGTTAACTTAACTAATGGTAATAATATTAAAAATAATTCTTGCAATGCTCCTATCTATAATCCTTCTGTTAATTATTCTTCTGGAGATAAAACATTATATAACAATATTATTTATGAAAGAACAAACAGAGGATGGAATAGATTAAGTGTATGCTATAATCCTAGAGCAAGAACAAACACTCATAAAGTTCTAGTAAATGATAATGAGGTAGTATTATTTGCGCCTAATCCTGTAAAAGGAAATCAATTGTTACTATATATAAACAACGAATTATGGCAAAATAATGCTGTTATTATTAATGATATGAACGGAAAAACTGTTGCTAAAGTTGAAATGAGCTCTGAAAAAAACACTATTGATGTTTCAAATATAAATGCAGGCATCTATTTTATTTCTTTAGAAAATACAGATAAGAGATACACTCAAAAGTTAATTAAAAATTAG
- a CDS encoding metallophosphoesterase translates to MSSNTRITRAFKNAKRLPLSSESKYILFSDCHRGDNSFADDFSHNRKIYHYAMSYYLEKEFTYIELGDGDELWENSFKAIFNANKDIYLLLKKFHEKGKLHFIWGNHDMDYRNPKNIEKNLHYYYDTSDDKEKELMIGASFSEAIRLEQEDGRSIFLLHGHQADWFNYLFWRFSAFLVRVLWRPLQIIGIKDPTSPAQNYRGLIKVERRLEKWIKENNNQMIVTGHTHRPRFPAENELPHFNDGSCVHPRCITGLEIEDNKITLIKWHVLTKHDGTMQITRTKLEGPNNITDYI, encoded by the coding sequence ATGTCTTCTAATACCAGAATAACTAGAGCTTTTAAGAATGCAAAAAGGCTGCCGTTGTCATCTGAATCAAAATATATATTATTCTCAGACTGTCATAGAGGAGATAATAGTTTTGCAGATGATTTTTCTCATAATAGAAAAATTTATCACTATGCAATGTCTTATTATTTAGAAAAAGAGTTCACTTATATTGAGTTGGGAGATGGAGATGAACTATGGGAGAATTCTTTTAAAGCAATTTTTAATGCGAATAAAGATATCTATTTGTTGTTGAAAAAATTTCATGAGAAAGGAAAGCTTCATTTTATTTGGGGAAATCATGATATGGATTATAGAAACCCTAAAAACATTGAAAAAAATCTACATTATTACTATGATACTTCGGATGATAAAGAAAAGGAGTTAATGATTGGAGCTTCATTCTCGGAAGCTATTCGATTAGAACAAGAAGATGGGAGATCTATATTTTTACTACATGGACATCAAGCAGATTGGTTTAATTATCTTTTTTGGCGATTCAGTGCTTTTTTGGTAAGAGTATTATGGAGACCATTGCAAATAATTGGTATTAAAGATCCAACTAGTCCAGCTCAAAACTATAGAGGGTTAATAAAAGTAGAAAGAAGATTAGAAAAATGGATAAAAGAAAATAACAATCAAATGATTGTTACTGGCCATACACACAGACCTAGATTTCCTGCAGAGAATGAATTACCACATTTTAATGATGGGAGCTGTGTACATCCAAGATGCATAACAGGGTTGGAAATTGAGGATAATAAAATAACTTTAATAAAGTGGCACGTGTTAACAAAACATGATGGAACCATGCAGATAACCAGAACAAAGTTAGAAGGACCAAATAATATAACGGATTATATTTAA
- a CDS encoding endonuclease/exonuclease/phosphatase family protein: MKKTISFLILSLMLSFCYGQKSGKQFKIRTVGFYNLENLFDTENDTEKNDEASPIMELEGDREKVYNDKLDKLSSVIVQLGKEKSNTSPAILGVVEVENRKVLEDLVKTEKLKKKRYEIIHFDSPDKRGIDVALLYQQRYFKPIHYEAFNPNIYNENKKVYTRDILLVSGYLDDELVHVIVNHWPSRRGGEAKSRPLREKAAYKVTQIIEKIKETDPNPKVIIMGDFNDDPINSSFKNKLKTKANKKNVAKGEIYNPYEDMFRRGFNTLGYRDNINLFDQIMFTSPLLDKGKKDFSTYKMFKAGIFNKRFLTQKKGRYKGYPFRSFSGGKYTGGYSDHYPVYLYLIKEKK; this comes from the coding sequence ATGAAAAAAACTATATCCTTTCTAATATTAAGCCTAATGTTATCTTTTTGTTATGGACAAAAGAGCGGCAAACAATTTAAAATAAGAACTGTTGGTTTTTACAATCTAGAGAACTTATTTGATACTGAGAACGACACTGAGAAAAACGATGAAGCCAGTCCTATTATGGAGCTAGAGGGCGATAGAGAAAAAGTTTATAACGATAAATTAGACAAGTTAAGCTCTGTTATTGTTCAGTTAGGAAAAGAGAAATCAAATACAAGTCCAGCTATACTTGGTGTTGTTGAAGTTGAAAATAGAAAAGTTTTAGAAGATCTGGTTAAAACAGAAAAGTTAAAAAAGAAACGTTATGAAATTATTCATTTCGATTCACCAGATAAAAGGGGTATTGATGTAGCTTTATTATATCAACAACGTTATTTTAAACCAATTCATTATGAAGCATTCAACCCAAATATTTATAATGAAAATAAAAAAGTTTATACTAGAGACATATTATTAGTCTCTGGTTATTTAGACGATGAACTAGTTCATGTAATAGTAAACCACTGGCCTTCAAGAAGAGGTGGCGAGGCTAAAAGTAGACCTTTACGTGAAAAAGCTGCTTATAAAGTAACTCAGATTATTGAAAAGATTAAAGAAACCGATCCTAATCCTAAGGTTATTATTATGGGTGACTTTAACGACGACCCTATTAATTCTAGCTTTAAAAATAAATTAAAAACAAAAGCTAATAAGAAGAATGTAGCTAAAGGGGAGATTTACAATCCTTATGAAGACATGTTTCGTAGAGGTTTTAACACTTTAGGATATAGAGATAATATTAATTTGTTTGATCAAATTATGTTTACTTCTCCATTACTAGATAAAGGGAAAAAAGACTTTTCTACTTATAAAATGTTTAAAGCAGGAATTTTTAATAAACGTTTTTTAACTCAAAAGAAAGGCAGATACAAAGGATATCCTTTTAGAAGTTTTTCAGGCGGTAAATATACGGGAGGATATAGTGACCACTATCCTGTGTATTTATATTTAATCAAAGAGAAAAAATAA
- a CDS encoding TonB-dependent receptor, with amino-acid sequence MRNFRVTMFMLLMFSLSVSAQNIVKGIVINSDSEKPLQGVSVSVKDADIVQTTSGDGSFTLQNVPEGRQLVVISLKGYETQNFPVELSGKTVDLGMIMMYEDISEDQDLSTITITDDELSGDTSAADNISGLLQASRDTYLNFAAFEWSGSFYRVRGLDSDNGKVLMNGIEMNKLYNGRPQWSNWGGLNDVMRNQEFSNGLAPSNYTFGGALGSTNISTRASEYRKGGRVSYASSNRSYNHRLMATYASGLLKNGWAIAASGSKRYADEGYTDGTLYNAHSIFFSIEKQLGDNHSLNFTAINAQNRRGKSSSNTEEVFNLKGRKYNSYWGYQGDEIRNSRIKRVEEPIIMLSHYWDISENTSLNTNVGYQFGETGNSRIDFGGHKLGGIDSNTGNPYVLDLGGSNPSADYYQKLPSYAIRQGNPLVYEVQQNFVNDGQINWSDLYRANTRSANEGFSSYVLYEDRNDDTQFNVNTILNTQLNDNITLNAKAQYSKFSSENFAYMLDLLGGEKFLDIDGFAEFDNERQNDLQNPYRSVKVGDRFRYNYKLNSEVLNGFVQAQFKYNKVDFYVAADVNKTTHQREGLYQNGAFANNSLGLSDKIDFTNFSGKAGFTYKISGRHLLDFNGGYITKAPLLRNVFYNARETNNIVEDLKVEKVITADASYIVRTPFITSKLTGYYTKIQDATDVSFYFAQGLRLEALFQETMTGVDKQHFGAEFAFEAKVTPTIKLKGAANYGQYTYTNNPNVTLSTDVSKSLEFQSSGFSPINGTRNYGEANLKNYKVAAGPQTTYSVGFEYRDPDYWWVGATINFFDNVYVDAAPILRTASFTQDPNGITFGDYDPAVARRLLQQEKFDNYNTVNLIGGKSWKVGDNKYISIFASVTNLFDTEYRTGGFEASRNANYRSLRDDSALDTPVFGNRYWYARGATYFLNVNYRF; translated from the coding sequence ATGAGAAATTTTAGAGTAACAATGTTTATGCTACTTATGTTTAGTTTAAGTGTAAGTGCACAAAACATTGTAAAAGGTATCGTTATAAATAGCGATTCTGAAAAACCTCTACAAGGTGTTTCTGTTAGTGTAAAAGATGCGGATATAGTACAAACTACATCGGGGGACGGTAGTTTTACTTTGCAAAATGTACCAGAAGGAAGACAACTTGTAGTTATTTCATTAAAAGGGTATGAAACCCAAAACTTTCCAGTTGAATTGTCTGGTAAAACAGTAGATTTAGGTATGATTATGATGTATGAAGATATATCAGAAGATCAAGACTTAAGTACTATTACTATTACAGATGATGAATTAAGTGGTGATACTAGTGCTGCTGATAACATTTCAGGTTTATTGCAAGCTAGTAGAGACACGTATTTAAACTTTGCAGCTTTTGAATGGAGTGGTTCATTTTACAGAGTTAGAGGTTTAGATTCTGATAATGGTAAAGTTTTGATGAATGGAATTGAAATGAATAAACTTTACAATGGAAGACCACAGTGGAGTAACTGGGGAGGTTTAAATGATGTAATGCGTAATCAGGAGTTTAGTAACGGTTTAGCACCATCTAACTATACTTTTGGTGGAGCCTTAGGTTCTACAAATATTAGTACACGTGCCTCAGAATATAGAAAAGGTGGTAGAGTATCTTACGCTTCATCTAATAGAAGTTATAACCATCGTTTAATGGCAACCTATGCTTCTGGTTTGTTAAAAAATGGTTGGGCCATTGCAGCTTCTGGTAGTAAGAGATATGCAGATGAAGGTTATACCGACGGAACATTGTATAATGCGCACTCTATATTTTTCTCTATTGAAAAACAGTTGGGAGATAATCATAGCTTAAACTTTACGGCTATTAACGCACAAAATAGAAGGGGTAAATCTTCTTCAAATACTGAAGAAGTGTTCAATCTAAAAGGGAGAAAGTATAATTCTTATTGGGGATATCAAGGAGATGAAATCCGTAACTCTCGTATTAAAAGAGTTGAAGAACCAATAATAATGTTAAGTCATTATTGGGATATTTCAGAAAATACAAGTTTAAATACCAATGTGGGATACCAGTTTGGAGAAACAGGAAATAGTCGTATAGATTTTGGAGGACATAAATTAGGAGGAATTGATTCTAATACAGGAAACCCTTATGTTTTAGATTTAGGAGGTAGTAATCCTTCAGCAGACTATTATCAAAAGCTACCAAGTTATGCTATCAGACAAGGGAATCCATTAGTTTATGAAGTACAACAAAATTTTGTGAATGATGGACAAATAAATTGGAGTGATTTATACAGAGCGAATACAAGGTCAGCAAATGAAGGATTCTCTTCTTATGTTTTATACGAAGATAGAAACGATGATACGCAGTTTAATGTGAATACAATTTTAAATACACAATTGAACGATAATATCACATTAAATGCTAAAGCGCAATATTCTAAGTTTTCATCTGAAAACTTTGCTTATATGTTAGATTTATTAGGTGGAGAAAAGTTTTTAGATATTGATGGTTTTGCTGAATTTGATAACGAAAGACAAAATGATTTGCAAAACCCATACAGGTCTGTTAAAGTTGGAGATCGTTTTAGATATAATTATAAATTAAACTCCGAAGTATTAAATGGTTTTGTTCAAGCACAGTTCAAGTATAATAAAGTAGATTTTTATGTAGCAGCGGATGTAAATAAAACAACACATCAAAGAGAAGGTTTATATCAAAATGGTGCATTTGCTAATAACTCATTAGGATTATCTGATAAAATTGACTTCACAAACTTTAGTGGAAAAGCAGGTTTTACTTACAAAATCTCAGGACGTCATTTATTAGATTTTAATGGAGGATACATTACTAAAGCGCCTTTATTAAGAAATGTTTTCTATAATGCTAGAGAAACAAATAATATTGTTGAAGATTTAAAAGTAGAAAAAGTAATCACTGCGGATGCAAGTTATATTGTAAGAACTCCTTTTATCACCTCTAAATTAACAGGATATTATACAAAAATTCAGGATGCTACAGATGTAAGTTTCTACTTTGCTCAAGGGTTAAGATTAGAAGCGTTATTTCAAGAAACGATGACAGGTGTTGATAAGCAACATTTTGGAGCGGAGTTTGCTTTTGAAGCTAAAGTAACACCTACTATTAAATTAAAAGGTGCTGCAAACTATGGTCAATATACATACACTAATAATCCAAATGTAACTTTAAGTACAGATGTAAGTAAAAGTTTAGAATTTCAGAGTTCAGGTTTTAGTCCTATTAATGGAACAAGGAATTATGGTGAAGCTAATTTAAAGAATTACAAAGTTGCAGCTGGTCCACAAACAACTTATTCGGTAGGTTTTGAATACCGTGATCCTGATTATTGGTGGGTAGGAGCTACTATTAACTTCTTTGACAATGTGTATGTAGACGCTGCACCAATATTAAGAACAGCTAGTTTTACACAAGATCCAAATGGAATTACTTTTGGAGATTATGATCCTGCAGTTGCAAGAAGATTATTACAGCAAGAAAAGTTTGATAATTACAACACTGTAAATTTAATTGGAGGGAAATCATGGAAGGTTGGAGATAATAAATACATTAGTATTTTTGCGAGTGTAACTAACTTATTTGATACAGAATATAGAACAGGAGGTTTTGAAGCATCTAGAAATGCAAATTACAGATCATTAAGAGATGATAGTGCTTTAGATACTCCAGTTTTTGGTAATAGGTATTGGTACGCAAGAGGTGCTACTTATTTTTTAAATGTAAATTATAGATTCTAA